From Demequina capsici, one genomic window encodes:
- a CDS encoding hybrid sensor histidine kinase/response regulator: protein MAEPAQRQRRIVVPVALIAAGLVVTFLIDLAIQFPIGMTIAYALLVIAAMRTDRMSLVIGTAAASVVGILTAELIDHSSTASLTITETEHQVSRAFQVAGVVIIAVLGVADLRRRQLVARAHQERDSSALALEGTTARLREEQTRTAALAESIPSPVWLMSQDGSLAYANDAVHDYLGIDPVHLEEWLETVHPDDRDRVRQATLEGVTSRTVFSHEARYRNAAGDYRTHVVQAAPMKVGGITQWWSTAIDIEDLRSTQEQAARTMREHLETLQAIGDGVILLDHGQRITYVNPGACTILGRDRDALLHHTLVELYPYLEGTALERAFEEVVRTGHASHLVHYAKFAARWIDITIAPAPEGFTGYMTDVTAQRELERTREQATRLESIGQLTGGIAHDFNNLLTVIAGGAEALADDDLPAHSAEMRAMIAEAADRGAGLIRSLLAFARRQPLHPEPTSIVEAVVGMGPLLMRTLGDTIAVTVDIAENLPLVEVDRAKLDNAVLNLAINARDAMPSGGHLLIEARLSSSRADGAIRALDLPEGDYVRLSVTDTGVGIAPELLPRLFEPFFTTKPLGEGTGLGLAMVWGFASQSGGTLSVVSAPGEGSTFSLHLPAVAAASAAAPATRAPRPSAAGSTVLLVEDDALVRAVLARQLGGLGYTVVEASTAPQALSMLEDRPDIAIVITDFAMPGGMSGRELADHARATRPSLPVLCVSGYTEEMLLHAGELGSGMDFLAKPFTAEQLSAQLERLLGGDSPGTATA, encoded by the coding sequence GTGGCTGAGCCCGCACAGCGCCAGCGGCGGATCGTCGTGCCCGTCGCGCTCATCGCCGCAGGGCTCGTCGTCACCTTCCTCATCGATCTCGCCATCCAGTTCCCCATCGGCATGACGATCGCGTACGCGCTGCTGGTGATCGCCGCCATGCGGACCGACAGGATGTCCCTGGTGATCGGCACCGCGGCCGCGAGCGTCGTCGGCATCCTCACCGCCGAGCTGATCGACCACTCCTCGACCGCGTCGCTCACCATCACCGAGACCGAGCATCAGGTGTCACGCGCGTTCCAGGTGGCGGGCGTCGTCATCATCGCCGTGCTGGGGGTCGCAGATCTGCGGCGCCGGCAGCTGGTGGCGCGCGCGCACCAGGAGCGCGACTCGTCCGCACTCGCGCTCGAGGGCACGACCGCGCGCCTGCGCGAGGAGCAGACGCGCACGGCGGCGCTCGCCGAGTCCATCCCGTCACCGGTGTGGCTGATGTCCCAGGACGGCTCGCTCGCCTACGCCAACGACGCGGTGCACGACTACCTGGGGATCGATCCGGTGCACCTCGAGGAGTGGCTCGAGACCGTGCACCCCGACGACCGGGACAGGGTCCGCCAGGCCACCCTCGAAGGGGTCACGTCCAGGACCGTCTTCAGCCACGAGGCGCGCTACAGGAACGCCGCGGGCGACTACCGCACCCACGTGGTGCAGGCCGCGCCGATGAAGGTCGGCGGCATCACCCAATGGTGGTCGACAGCCATCGACATCGAGGACCTTCGCTCCACCCAGGAGCAGGCGGCGCGCACGATGCGCGAGCACCTGGAGACGCTGCAGGCGATCGGCGACGGCGTGATCCTGCTGGACCATGGCCAGCGCATCACCTACGTGAACCCCGGTGCCTGCACCATCCTGGGGCGCGACCGCGACGCGCTGCTCCACCACACCCTCGTGGAGCTCTACCCCTACCTCGAAGGCACGGCGCTCGAGCGCGCGTTCGAGGAGGTGGTCCGCACCGGGCACGCGAGCCACCTGGTGCACTACGCGAAGTTCGCCGCACGCTGGATCGACATCACGATCGCGCCTGCCCCCGAGGGCTTCACCGGCTACATGACGGATGTGACGGCGCAGCGCGAGCTCGAGCGCACGCGGGAGCAGGCGACCCGGCTCGAGTCGATCGGCCAGCTCACGGGCGGGATCGCCCACGACTTCAACAACCTGCTCACCGTGATCGCCGGCGGCGCGGAAGCGCTCGCAGACGACGACCTGCCTGCCCACAGCGCCGAGATGCGCGCGATGATCGCGGAGGCGGCGGACCGTGGCGCGGGCCTGATCCGGTCGCTCCTGGCCTTCGCGCGCCGGCAACCGCTCCATCCGGAGCCGACGTCGATCGTCGAGGCCGTGGTGGGCATGGGCCCGCTGCTGATGCGCACGCTCGGCGACACCATCGCCGTGACCGTCGACATCGCGGAGAACCTGCCGCTGGTGGAGGTCGACAGGGCCAAGCTGGACAACGCCGTGCTCAACCTGGCGATCAACGCACGTGACGCGATGCCGTCGGGCGGCCACCTCCTCATCGAGGCGAGACTGTCCAGCAGCCGCGCCGACGGCGCGATCAGGGCGCTCGACCTGCCCGAGGGCGACTACGTCCGGCTGTCGGTGACCGACACGGGCGTGGGCATCGCGCCGGAGCTGCTCCCCCGCCTGTTCGAGCCGTTCTTCACCACCAAGCCGCTCGGCGAGGGTACGGGCCTGGGGCTCGCGATGGTCTGGGGCTTCGCATCCCAGTCAGGCGGCACGCTCTCGGTGGTGTCCGCTCCGGGCGAGGGCTCGACGTTCTCGCTCCACCTGCCGGCTGTCGCGGCCGCGTCCGCCGCGGCACCGGCGACGCGCGCACCACGCCCCTCCGCCGCAGGCAGCACCGTGCTCCTGGTGGAGGACGACGCGCTGGTCCGCGCAGTCTTGGCCCGTCAGCTCGGCGGCCTCGGATACACGGTCGTGGAGGCGTCGACCGCACCGCAGGCTCTGTCCATGCTCGAGGACCGGCCCGACATCGCGATCGTGATCACGGATTTCGCCATGCCCGGCGGGATGTCAGGCCGAGAGCTCGCAGATCATGCGCGAGCCACGAGGCCCTCCCTGCCAGTGCTGTGCGTGTCAGGCTACACAGAGGAGATGCTCCTCCACGCAGGTGAGCTGGGATCCGGGATGGACTTCCTCGCCAAGCCGTTCACGGCAGAGCAGCTGTCCGCGCAGCTCGAGCGCCTGCTCGGTGGGGACTCCCCGGGGACGGCGACGGCGTGA
- the cimA gene encoding citramalate synthase has protein sequence MTDLTVEVYDTTLRDGAQQEGMNLSVADKMTIAPLLDQLGVGVIEGGWPGAVPKDTEFFQLVAKELSFRNAQFAAFGMTRRAGSTAAADPQVRALLDSEAPILTLVAKSDVRHAERALRVSPDENLRMIEETVAFLVGEGRRVVLDAEHFFDGYRFDPDYSLRCLLAAERAGASTLVLCDTNGGMLPDDVTRIVADVRARTSAQLGMHAHNDSGCAVANSMAAVAAGVTHVQGCVNGYGERTGNADLVAVAANLEIKRGARALAPGGLAESTRIAHAIAEVTNIAPFARQPYVGASAFAHKAGLHASAIKVDPDLYQHTDPALVGNDMRMLVSEMAGRASIELKGKELGYDLSGQGELLSRITERVKHAEAAGYTYDAADASFDLLLRSELGRMPRYWAVEEWRVRVSSTPGDPTDAGAEAVLKLRAGGGARHLVVGEGNGPVNALDHALRTALAKVYPDIERFELTDFKVRIMDASHGTDAITRVLVTTADNETGRSWVTVGVGPNVIEAAWEALTDSLYYGLATHEVSPNP, from the coding sequence ATGACGGATCTCACTGTGGAGGTCTACGACACCACCCTGCGCGACGGCGCCCAGCAGGAGGGCATGAACCTGTCCGTCGCGGACAAGATGACGATCGCGCCGCTGCTGGATCAGCTGGGCGTCGGCGTCATCGAGGGCGGATGGCCGGGCGCTGTGCCCAAGGACACCGAGTTCTTCCAGCTCGTCGCGAAGGAGCTGAGCTTCCGCAACGCCCAGTTCGCCGCGTTCGGCATGACGCGGCGCGCAGGCTCGACCGCCGCGGCCGACCCCCAGGTACGCGCACTGCTGGACTCCGAGGCTCCGATCCTCACGCTCGTCGCCAAGTCCGACGTGAGGCACGCCGAGAGGGCGTTGCGCGTGAGTCCTGACGAGAACCTCCGCATGATCGAGGAGACCGTCGCGTTCCTCGTCGGCGAGGGCCGCCGCGTGGTGCTCGACGCCGAGCACTTCTTCGACGGATACCGCTTCGATCCTGACTACTCGCTGCGCTGCCTTCTCGCAGCCGAGCGCGCTGGCGCGTCGACCCTGGTCCTGTGCGACACGAACGGCGGCATGCTGCCCGACGACGTCACACGGATCGTCGCCGATGTGCGCGCCAGGACGTCGGCCCAGCTGGGCATGCACGCCCACAACGACTCCGGCTGCGCCGTGGCGAACTCCATGGCAGCCGTCGCGGCCGGCGTCACCCACGTGCAGGGCTGCGTCAACGGGTACGGCGAGCGCACCGGCAACGCCGACCTCGTGGCCGTCGCCGCGAACCTCGAGATCAAGCGGGGGGCACGCGCGCTCGCACCCGGCGGGCTCGCCGAGTCGACCCGCATCGCGCATGCGATCGCCGAGGTCACGAACATCGCTCCCTTCGCACGGCAGCCGTACGTGGGCGCCTCCGCCTTCGCCCACAAGGCGGGCCTGCATGCCTCGGCCATCAAGGTCGATCCCGACCTGTACCAGCACACCGACCCGGCGCTCGTCGGGAACGACATGCGGATGCTCGTGTCCGAGATGGCGGGCCGTGCGTCGATCGAGCTGAAAGGCAAGGAGCTCGGCTACGACCTGTCGGGCCAGGGCGAGCTGCTGTCCCGCATCACCGAACGCGTCAAGCACGCCGAAGCCGCCGGGTACACGTACGACGCGGCGGACGCCTCGTTCGATCTGCTGCTGCGCTCCGAGCTGGGGCGGATGCCTCGCTACTGGGCGGTCGAGGAGTGGCGCGTGCGGGTCTCGTCGACGCCGGGCGACCCGACCGATGCCGGCGCGGAGGCCGTGCTCAAGCTGCGCGCCGGCGGGGGAGCGCGGCATCTGGTGGTCGGCGAAGGCAACGGCCCTGTGAACGCGCTCGACCATGCCCTGCGCACGGCGCTCGCCAAGGTCTACCCGGACATCGAACGGTTCGAGCTCACCGACTTCAAGGTGCGGATCATGGACGCGAGCCACGGCACCGATGCGATCACGCGCGTGCTGGTGACGACTGCGGACAACGAGACGGGCCGCTCGTGGGTCACCGTGGGCGTGGGGCCGAACGTGATCGAGGCCGCGTGGGAGGCGCTCACGGACTCGCTGTACTACGGCCTTGCCACGCACGAGGTGTCGCCGAACCCCTGA
- a CDS encoding EAL domain-containing response regulator — MTGAGCRRVLVIDDDELVAAMLVAHARSAGYEARSTSDPAQFFTIARQWRPCFVVVDLMMTGMDGLSVLQRLARERCRAAVVITSGAAPALLDSARTYAIESGLPYAGALPKPFRRGDVAAVLDSAIAEPRPQESSAEAFARQSYLGFQVALRKALQDDEIEVFLQPKVACEDGTVVGAEALARWNHPALGAVPPSTFVPYAERLGLAPRLTDLVMRRCLTWLSAAAVPTGFTVSINVSASELGDPRLRHRLMAACVAAQVSPSRVVLEVTETSTVDDAVGSLEALTRLGLEGFGLSVDDFGTGYSSVSQLARLPFSELKIDRSFVAGMSRSDRSVTVVRSMVQLADGLGLSSTAEGVETEGQWEALREMGCTHVQGFHLARPMPLEDFTRWVDTWNSGARAGARGDLAGA, encoded by the coding sequence ATGACGGGAGCCGGCTGCCGGCGCGTCCTCGTGATCGACGACGACGAGCTGGTCGCCGCGATGCTGGTGGCTCACGCGCGAAGCGCCGGCTACGAGGCGCGTTCGACGTCGGATCCTGCGCAGTTCTTCACGATCGCCCGGCAGTGGCGCCCCTGCTTCGTGGTCGTCGACCTGATGATGACCGGCATGGACGGCCTCAGCGTGCTGCAGCGGCTGGCTCGGGAGCGGTGTCGCGCCGCAGTGGTGATCACGTCCGGCGCCGCGCCTGCTCTGCTGGACTCGGCACGCACCTACGCGATCGAATCGGGCCTGCCGTACGCCGGGGCGCTGCCGAAGCCGTTCCGTCGGGGCGACGTCGCAGCGGTCCTCGACTCCGCGATCGCTGAGCCGCGGCCGCAGGAGAGCTCTGCCGAGGCGTTCGCGAGGCAGAGCTACCTGGGCTTCCAGGTCGCTCTGCGCAAGGCGTTGCAGGATGACGAGATCGAGGTCTTCCTCCAGCCGAAGGTGGCCTGCGAAGACGGCACGGTCGTCGGCGCGGAGGCGCTCGCCCGATGGAACCACCCAGCGCTGGGCGCGGTGCCGCCGTCGACCTTCGTGCCGTATGCGGAACGGTTGGGCCTGGCGCCGCGGCTCACGGACCTGGTCATGCGCAGGTGCCTGACCTGGTTGAGCGCCGCGGCGGTGCCGACGGGCTTCACCGTGTCGATCAACGTCTCGGCGTCCGAGCTGGGCGATCCGCGGCTCAGGCACAGGCTGATGGCCGCCTGCGTCGCGGCGCAGGTGTCCCCCAGCCGCGTGGTGCTGGAGGTGACGGAGACGAGCACGGTCGATGACGCGGTCGGTTCGCTCGAAGCCCTGACCCGGCTGGGACTCGAAGGTTTCGGGCTGTCAGTCGACGACTTCGGCACCGGTTACTCGTCGGTGTCGCAGCTCGCGCGCCTGCCCTTCTCGGAGCTCAAGATCGACAGGTCGTTCGTCGCCGGCATGTCCCGGTCCGACCGGTCGGTCACCGTCGTGAGGTCGATGGTGCAGCTGGCAGACGGGCTTGGCTTGTCGTCCACGGCGGAGGGCGTGGAGACCGAGGGTCAGTGGGAAGCGCTCCGGGAGATGGGGTGCACGCACGTGCAAGGATTCCACCTCGCTCGGCCGATGCCGCTCGAGGACTTCACACGATGGGTCGACACGTGGAACAGCGGTGCACGTGCCGGGGCGCGCGGAGACCTCGCGGGCGCCTGA
- a CDS encoding PAS domain S-box protein, with protein MAPSAEGGTAGPSTQDPRRGTAVSARTGIRPTAVRPHPAVIAILINAALLAILLTDLWLPRGYDISSMYALVVLASAFTRSRLAVYLTGATATVIAASMMTSELSNSAYDRGPVAFSHLTAIVLIVLSGAASLLALRRTEENARLVVALRSAEHAHERDSRMLDTASLIAPIGTWTFDPEAQTVTWHERAAEIVEGRPFTPTDVDTALGLIAEDERTRVLSTFTAALETGSPFREEFEFTGGSGTLKRVVIMGDPLQMDEHGRTLVHGSVQDITRWAAAESELERTRRRFAALTAAVPFAVWSAGADGQIEYANEAMRTFTGAGPEAGQGEHWKSMIHPDDRDRVSEAWETSIRTGATYDIEHRYRRADGEYEWFHVSAEPERDEDGTVIRWWGATVNVDSTRELRQRAEDLAAERATILESTTDGVYAVDREWRILYANSAAKAMIDRLSVDVVGEEFWSVFGFEPDREASEQLQIAMSTGTPSSFTYFSEALNRWFSVTATPTRSGLSVFHRDVTEIHRLSEQLSQAQKLESVGRLTGGIAHDFNNVLTVVLGGAEAVVNDPAVGHEAREMAELVVESAKRGADLTARLLSFARKQPLSPSAVDLEDRLSGLAPMLKRTLGELVELIIVPSVGLPAIMVDSGQFDNALLNLVLNARDAMPDGGRLTIGATEAELDADYCATHAEATPGHYVMIDVSDTGHGIGPEEVERLFEPFFTTKATGKGSGLGLAMVWGFVKQSGGYISAYSEAGVGTTFKLYLPPSVTPAVQLVNGLPPLRPIRPATILLAEDDDLVRAFATERLRSLGHTVHAAPSGPEALALLDTVGPVDLLFTDVIMPDGMTGRDLAEEFLRRRPDTPVLFTSGYTENVVLHNGRLDDGVLLLTKPYTAEQLTERITTALDRAEPPA; from the coding sequence ATGGCGCCGTCCGCTGAGGGAGGGACCGCTGGTCCCAGCACGCAGGACCCCCGCCGTGGCACGGCCGTCTCGGCGCGCACGGGCATACGGCCCACCGCTGTGCGCCCGCATCCCGCGGTCATCGCGATCCTCATCAACGCCGCGCTCCTTGCGATCCTCCTCACCGACCTCTGGCTCCCACGCGGGTACGACATCTCGTCGATGTACGCGTTGGTCGTGCTCGCATCCGCCTTCACACGCTCCCGCTTGGCCGTGTATCTCACGGGGGCCACGGCCACCGTGATCGCGGCGTCGATGATGACGAGCGAGCTGTCCAACTCGGCCTATGATCGCGGACCGGTCGCGTTCTCCCACCTCACCGCCATCGTGCTGATCGTGCTGTCCGGCGCCGCAAGCCTGCTCGCACTGCGGCGCACGGAGGAGAACGCACGCCTCGTCGTCGCGCTGCGCTCCGCCGAGCATGCTCACGAACGCGACAGCCGGATGCTCGACACCGCCTCACTGATCGCGCCGATCGGCACATGGACCTTCGACCCCGAGGCGCAGACTGTCACGTGGCACGAACGCGCCGCAGAGATCGTCGAAGGACGCCCCTTCACCCCCACCGACGTCGACACCGCGCTCGGGCTCATCGCCGAGGACGAGCGCACCCGGGTCCTCAGCACCTTCACCGCGGCGCTCGAGACCGGCAGCCCTTTTCGCGAGGAGTTCGAGTTCACCGGAGGCAGCGGCACGCTCAAGCGAGTCGTCATCATGGGAGACCCGCTGCAGATGGACGAGCATGGACGCACGCTCGTCCACGGCTCCGTCCAGGACATCACCCGATGGGCGGCCGCTGAATCAGAGCTCGAGCGCACGCGGCGCCGCTTCGCGGCGTTGACGGCCGCGGTCCCTTTCGCCGTCTGGAGCGCGGGCGCCGACGGCCAGATCGAGTACGCCAACGAGGCGATGCGCACGTTCACCGGTGCGGGGCCCGAGGCGGGGCAGGGCGAGCACTGGAAGAGCATGATCCACCCCGACGACCGCGATCGCGTGTCCGAGGCGTGGGAGACGTCGATCCGCACCGGCGCGACGTACGACATCGAGCACAGGTACAGGAGGGCTGACGGCGAGTACGAGTGGTTCCACGTCAGCGCCGAGCCGGAGCGCGACGAGGACGGCACGGTGATCCGCTGGTGGGGAGCCACGGTCAACGTGGACTCGACCCGCGAGCTGCGCCAGCGAGCGGAGGACCTTGCCGCCGAGCGCGCCACCATCCTCGAGTCGACGACCGACGGCGTCTACGCGGTCGATCGGGAATGGCGCATCCTCTACGCGAACTCGGCCGCCAAGGCGATGATCGACCGGCTCTCCGTCGACGTCGTCGGAGAGGAGTTCTGGAGCGTGTTCGGCTTCGAGCCGGACCGCGAGGCCTCCGAACAGCTCCAGATCGCGATGAGCACGGGCACCCCCAGCTCGTTCACGTACTTCAGCGAGGCCCTGAACCGGTGGTTCTCCGTCACCGCCACCCCCACACGGAGCGGGCTCTCGGTCTTCCATCGCGACGTCACCGAGATCCATCGACTGTCGGAGCAGCTGTCGCAGGCACAGAAGCTCGAATCCGTGGGGCGCCTCACCGGGGGCATCGCACACGACTTCAACAACGTGCTCACGGTGGTGCTGGGCGGCGCAGAGGCGGTGGTCAACGATCCCGCAGTCGGACACGAGGCGCGCGAGATGGCCGAGCTCGTGGTCGAGTCCGCGAAGCGCGGAGCAGACCTGACGGCCCGTCTGCTGTCGTTCGCTCGCAAGCAGCCGCTGAGCCCCAGCGCGGTGGATCTCGAGGATCGGCTGTCCGGGCTCGCACCGATGCTCAAGCGCACGCTCGGCGAGCTCGTGGAGCTGATCATCGTGCCGAGCGTCGGTCTGCCTGCGATCATGGTCGACTCGGGACAGTTCGACAATGCGCTTCTCAACCTGGTGCTGAACGCCCGCGACGCCATGCCCGACGGCGGTCGGCTCACGATCGGCGCCACGGAGGCCGAGCTCGACGCCGACTACTGCGCCACCCACGCCGAGGCGACCCCAGGGCACTACGTCATGATCGACGTCTCCGACACGGGCCACGGCATCGGCCCCGAGGAGGTCGAGCGCCTCTTCGAGCCCTTCTTCACCACGAAGGCGACCGGCAAGGGGTCCGGCCTGGGCCTCGCCATGGTCTGGGGCTTCGTCAAGCAGAGCGGCGGCTACATCAGCGCCTACTCCGAAGCCGGCGTGGGCACGACCTTCAAGCTCTACCTGCCGCCGTCGGTCACGCCCGCCGTGCAGCTCGTGAACGGGCTGCCGCCGCTCAGACCCATCAGACCCGCCACCATCCTGCTCGCTGAGGACGACGACCTTGTGCGGGCGTTCGCCACGGAACGCCTGCGGAGCCTGGGCCACACAGTGCACGCCGCGCCGTCCGGACCGGAGGCGCTGGCGCTGCTCGACACCGTCGGCCCGGTGGACCTGCTGTTCACCGATGTGATCATGCCGGACGGCATGACAGGCCGGGATCTGGCCGAAGAGTTCCTCCGACGCCGTCCCGACACGCCTGTCCTGTTCACGTCGGGGTACACCGAGAACGTGGTGCTGCACAACGGTCGGCTCGACGACGGCGTGCTCCTGCTGACGAAGCCGTACACCGCGGAGCAGCTGACCGAGCGGATCACGACGGCGCTCGACCGTGCGGAGCCACCGGCATGA
- a CDS encoding LPXTG cell wall anchor domain-containing protein: MHLRPRPTMMLALASAAALVASPAAACETEPTPASPADHQIAITPDCTTAFITDGAGGAISVNDLATGMATSAIAVGGAQSSIAVTPDGSQAWVVVAASAFAHASTGASTGRGSLVAHAAASAQSDIAIVDTATHEITATVASGAASSISFTADGSAALVASGDSHSTVSKIDTSTHVVSRYTGFSSPYDVVASADGSVLWVSEMHSGKVKKVDARTGTTVASFRLPHGADARGLALTDGDATLLVASPDLDGVVVLDASTGAQITTIATGHSPHAVQVTPDGTQIVVSATVDGTVTAVDAQSYAITTTITVSASASFTMTVLCDGSSAHVEDGDDGTPVVVDNPELTKPSTPCDGHSSAPTTAPTTTPTAPADCPCATTPAQPEGPTSPSPSDDASSAPAASDEPAPTDTAPAADTPHETTPSESAPAETTPSASPTSSELASEDEAPAATPVTPTPTSSPQSTTVPSATAATTATVVLADTPAAGTSQLAQTGASPSLAIAATIAALVLGAGLLITRRRRTDAK, encoded by the coding sequence ATGCACCTCCGTCCACGCCCCACCATGATGCTCGCGCTCGCCAGCGCCGCCGCGCTCGTCGCATCACCTGCAGCCGCCTGCGAGACCGAGCCCACTCCCGCAAGCCCCGCAGACCACCAGATCGCCATCACCCCGGACTGCACCACCGCCTTCATCACGGACGGCGCCGGCGGCGCGATCTCCGTCAACGACCTCGCCACCGGGATGGCGACCTCCGCCATCGCCGTCGGAGGTGCCCAGTCCAGCATCGCGGTGACGCCCGACGGCTCGCAGGCGTGGGTCGTGGTCGCCGCCTCCGCATTCGCGCACGCCAGCACGGGCGCGTCGACAGGGCGGGGCTCGCTCGTCGCCCACGCCGCCGCGAGCGCACAGAGCGACATCGCGATCGTCGACACCGCGACCCACGAGATCACGGCCACCGTCGCGTCCGGCGCCGCGTCGAGCATCTCCTTCACCGCGGACGGCAGCGCGGCGCTCGTCGCGAGCGGCGACAGCCATAGCACCGTCAGCAAGATCGACACCTCGACCCACGTGGTGTCGCGTTACACGGGGTTCTCCTCTCCGTACGACGTCGTCGCCTCGGCCGACGGAAGCGTCCTGTGGGTCAGCGAGATGCATTCCGGCAAGGTCAAGAAGGTCGACGCACGCACCGGGACCACCGTCGCATCCTTCCGGCTCCCCCACGGGGCGGACGCACGCGGCCTCGCCCTGACCGACGGCGACGCGACGCTCCTCGTCGCCTCGCCCGACCTCGATGGCGTCGTGGTGCTCGACGCGAGCACGGGAGCGCAGATCACCACCATCGCCACGGGCCACTCGCCCCACGCGGTGCAGGTGACGCCCGACGGCACTCAGATCGTCGTCAGCGCGACGGTCGACGGCACCGTCACCGCCGTGGATGCGCAGAGCTACGCCATCACCACGACCATCACCGTCAGCGCCTCCGCCTCCTTCACCATGACGGTGCTCTGCGACGGGTCCTCCGCCCACGTCGAGGACGGCGATGACGGGACACCCGTCGTCGTCGACAACCCTGAGCTGACGAAGCCCAGCACGCCGTGCGACGGCCACTCGTCCGCTCCGACGACGGCTCCCACGACGACGCCGACGGCGCCTGCGGACTGCCCGTGCGCCACGACTCCCGCGCAGCCGGAGGGACCCACGTCTCCGTCCCCGTCGGACGACGCCTCAAGCGCGCCGGCGGCATCCGACGAGCCGGCTCCCACCGACACGGCTCCCGCGGCCGACACACCGCACGAGACCACCCCGTCCGAATCCGCACCCGCCGAGACGACGCCGTCGGCATCTCCCACCTCGAGCGAGCTCGCCTCGGAGGATGAGGCGCCCGCCGCGACACCCGTGACGCCGACGCCCACCTCGAGCCCCCAGTCGACCACGGTTCCCTCCGCGACCGCCGCCACCACCGCGACAGTCGTCCTCGCCGACACGCCAGCGGCGGGCACCTCGCAGCTGGCACAGACCGGCGCCTCACCGTCCCTCGCGATCGCAGCCACGATCGCAGCACTCGTCCTCGGAGCGGGCCTGCTCATCACACGCCGCCGACGGACCGACGCGAAGTAG
- a CDS encoding lipoate--protein ligase family protein encodes MHGEYKVPGGKLVVADVEVSEGDSPRLTSVVVSGDFFMEPAEAILEINAALAGLPVSTAVGPMAEAVAHATAGATMVGFSPEAVAIAVRRALGHATSWHDHTFQVIHDAPRAPHMQMALDEILSQEVAAGRRGPTLRVWEWERNAVVIGSFQSFRNEIDVEGAARHDVTVTRRVSGGGAMFIQPGNTITYSLSVPASLVEGLSFEQSYAFLDDWVLGALRELGIDATYVPLNDIASPAGKIAGAAQKRYAAGAVLHHVTMAYDIDADAMLDVLRIGREKLSDKGTKSANKRVDPLRSQTGMPRDEVIEAFLAHFASRYATVAGEVTADEVAQAEGMVERKFGTQEWIRLVP; translated from the coding sequence ATGCATGGCGAGTACAAGGTCCCTGGCGGCAAGCTCGTCGTCGCCGACGTCGAGGTGTCGGAAGGCGATTCCCCCAGGCTCACGAGCGTCGTCGTCTCCGGGGACTTCTTCATGGAGCCCGCTGAGGCGATCCTCGAGATCAACGCGGCGCTCGCGGGGCTGCCGGTCTCCACAGCGGTCGGGCCCATGGCGGAGGCTGTCGCCCACGCGACCGCCGGCGCCACCATGGTCGGGTTCAGCCCGGAGGCCGTCGCGATCGCGGTGCGGCGCGCGCTGGGCCACGCGACCAGCTGGCACGACCACACGTTCCAGGTGATCCATGACGCCCCCCGCGCGCCCCACATGCAGATGGCGCTGGACGAGATCCTCAGCCAGGAGGTCGCCGCGGGCCGTCGCGGTCCGACGCTGCGCGTGTGGGAGTGGGAGCGCAACGCCGTCGTGATCGGGTCCTTCCAGTCGTTCAGGAACGAGATCGACGTGGAGGGGGCCGCGCGTCACGACGTGACGGTGACCCGCCGCGTCTCCGGCGGGGGCGCGATGTTCATCCAGCCGGGCAACACCATCACGTACTCGCTGTCGGTGCCCGCCTCGCTGGTGGAGGGGCTCAGCTTCGAGCAGTCCTACGCCTTCCTCGACGACTGGGTGCTCGGGGCGCTGCGTGAGCTGGGCATCGACGCGACGTACGTGCCGCTCAACGACATCGCGTCGCCAGCCGGGAAGATCGCCGGCGCCGCCCAGAAGCGGTATGCAGCGGGCGCGGTGCTGCACCACGTCACGATGGCCTACGACATCGATGCCGATGCGATGCTGGACGTGCTGCGGATCGGCAGGGAGAAGCTGTCGGACAAGGGCACGAAGAGCGCCAACAAGCGTGTGGACCCGCTCCGCAGCCAGACAGGCATGCCGCGCGACGAGGTGATCGAGGCGTTCCTCGCGCACTTCGCGTCGCGCTACGCCACCGTGGCGGGAGAGGTGACGGCAGACGAGGTCGCACAGGCCGAGGGCATGGTCGAACGGAAGTTCGGCACGCAGGAGTGGATCAGGCTGGTCCCGTAG